A genomic stretch from Achromobacter spanius includes:
- a CDS encoding DUF2069 domain-containing protein has product MNPELNPRLRLLASVSLFALIVLCVTWETVVAPLRPGGSWMLLKALPLAFPLRGILRGNLYTYQWASMLSLLYLMEGVVRAMSDPMPLSVLMAWGEIVLSATFFLSAIFYVRPAKRAARSQRA; this is encoded by the coding sequence ATGAACCCTGAACTCAACCCCCGTTTGCGCCTGCTGGCGTCGGTTTCGCTGTTCGCCCTGATCGTCCTGTGCGTGACTTGGGAAACCGTGGTGGCGCCGTTGCGGCCGGGCGGATCCTGGATGCTGTTGAAGGCCTTGCCGCTGGCGTTTCCGCTGCGCGGCATCCTGCGCGGGAACCTTTACACCTATCAGTGGGCGTCGATGCTGTCGCTGCTGTATCTGATGGAAGGCGTGGTGCGAGCCATGTCAGATCCGATGCCGCTTTCCGTGCTGATGGCCTGGGGCGAGATCGTTCTTTCGGCTACCTTTTTCCTTAGCGCCATTTTCTATGTGCGGCCCGCCAAGCGCGCCGCCAGGAGCCAACGCGCATGA
- a CDS encoding response regulator transcription factor, translating into MPGADGLLCIGLLEDDADFREELALGLGGYGFRVAFACDNAAAFYRRLQEQPCDIVILDAHLPGEDGFSVATRLRALSPVGIVMLTGRSALEDRVRGLEGGADVYMTKPVDLLELSSVIRSLARRMRLAKAPRPADAESRASADSTWSLQDGGWILVAPDGASLHLSAQERTFLMALMDAAGNAVSRQVLAELFLPESPGGFELRRIDVLVSRLRAKAQTAGLKLPVLSVRGQGYVFAA; encoded by the coding sequence ATGCCTGGCGCAGATGGTTTGCTATGTATCGGTCTGCTTGAGGATGACGCCGACTTCCGCGAGGAACTGGCGTTAGGCCTGGGCGGCTATGGTTTTCGAGTAGCGTTTGCTTGTGACAATGCGGCGGCGTTTTATCGCCGGCTGCAGGAGCAGCCGTGCGACATCGTCATTCTGGATGCGCATCTTCCAGGTGAAGACGGCTTTTCCGTCGCCACTCGGCTACGGGCCTTGAGCCCGGTGGGCATTGTCATGCTGACAGGTCGTAGCGCCCTTGAAGACCGGGTGCGCGGCCTGGAAGGCGGCGCGGATGTCTATATGACCAAGCCGGTGGACCTGCTGGAACTCAGTTCTGTGATTCGCAGCCTTGCCCGCCGCATGCGGCTGGCCAAAGCGCCGCGCCCGGCTGACGCCGAATCGCGGGCATCAGCCGACAGCACCTGGTCATTGCAGGATGGCGGCTGGATCCTGGTGGCGCCAGACGGCGCGTCGCTGCACTTGAGTGCGCAAGAACGGACTTTCCTGATGGCCTTGATGGATGCGGCCGGCAATGCCGTCAGCCGCCAGGTATTGGCGGAATTGTTCTTGCCCGAGAGCCCGGGAGGGTTCGAGCTGCGCCGTATCGATGTGCTGGTGAGCCGTCTGCGTGCCAAAGCGCAAACCGCCGGCCTCAAGCTGCCGGTCTTGTCGGTGCGCGGCCAAGGCTACGTGTTCGCGGCCTGA
- a CDS encoding homoserine kinase, translating into MAVFTPVSDDDARALLARFDLGEFVSLRGITAGIENTNYFLYTTRGEFVLTLFEVLTHAQLPFYIELMYHLAERGVPVPQPQNLRDGTRLTTLHGKPCAIVSRLPGGYEPAPGATHCALAGATLARAHLAAQDFPIQQPNLRGLNWWLETAPKVMPFLTPDQAKLLSAELTAQQAAVTTPAWQALQTGPAHCDLFRDNVLFAGTFEDPLMGGIIDFYFAGCDTWLFDVAVSVNDWCIERDTGEFIPELVQSWLAAYASVRPFTDAEREVWPLMLRAAALRFWISRLYDFFLPRPAQTLKPHDPRHFERVLQARHRSRLPILP; encoded by the coding sequence ATGGCCGTATTCACTCCCGTATCCGACGACGACGCACGCGCCCTCCTGGCGCGATTCGACTTGGGCGAGTTCGTCTCGCTTCGAGGGATTACGGCGGGTATCGAGAACACCAATTACTTCCTGTATACGACCCGCGGCGAATTCGTGCTGACGCTGTTCGAGGTGTTGACGCACGCGCAACTGCCTTTCTACATTGAACTGATGTACCACCTGGCCGAACGCGGCGTCCCGGTGCCGCAGCCGCAAAACCTGCGCGACGGCACCCGGCTGACGACCCTGCACGGCAAACCCTGCGCCATCGTGTCGCGCTTGCCCGGCGGCTACGAACCCGCCCCCGGCGCGACCCACTGCGCACTGGCGGGCGCGACCCTGGCCCGAGCCCATCTGGCCGCTCAGGATTTTCCGATCCAGCAACCCAACCTGCGCGGTCTGAACTGGTGGCTGGAAACGGCCCCCAAAGTCATGCCGTTTCTTACGCCCGACCAAGCCAAGCTATTAAGCGCGGAACTGACTGCCCAACAAGCCGCGGTGACCACGCCCGCCTGGCAGGCGCTACAGACAGGCCCCGCCCACTGCGACCTCTTCCGCGACAATGTGCTGTTTGCGGGCACGTTCGAAGATCCGCTCATGGGCGGCATCATCGACTTCTATTTCGCGGGCTGCGACACGTGGTTATTCGACGTAGCGGTCAGCGTCAATGACTGGTGCATCGAACGCGACACCGGCGAGTTCATCCCCGAACTGGTGCAATCATGGCTGGCCGCCTACGCCAGCGTGCGCCCGTTCACCGACGCTGAACGGGAAGTCTGGCCCCTGATGCTGCGAGCCGCCGCCCTGCGCTTCTGGATATCCCGCTTGTACGACTTTTTCCTGCCCCGACCTGCACAAACGCTTAAACCGCACGACCCGCGCCACTTCGAAAGAGTGTTGCAGGCACGCCACCGCTCACGCTTGCCAATATTGCCGTAA
- a CDS encoding YihY family inner membrane protein produces MNRPAESVTATPVATKPSTPRASWVVRAGRMFRFTLQRAGEEKLLQVASSLTFTTVLAIVPMLAVVLSLFTAFPVFQEFRVALEDFLANSLMPPSVSDNIMEYLNQFARQASRLTAIGGAFLLVTSLLLIMTIDQAFNDIWHVSRQRPLRQRALVYWAVITLGPVLAGASLWATSFVARESLGLVRDVPEIISIAVSFMPLILTGLGFAALFVVVPNRDVLWRDALVGGAVTAIVLEIMKSGFAYYLTRFPTYTIIYGAFATLPIFLLWIYLSWLAVLLGAILASSAPLIRLGRRKINRYPGAQFVDALDALRALRRVQSANPPGLPANVLASQLRLHQDELNDVLERLSAMGLTTRSPEDLWVLTCDARETSMAPVVDHFLLDRDQPRVRNDPDILRVASSVISQENAPTLEELCGEAQNTENGVAPLLQLEANKK; encoded by the coding sequence ATGAATCGCCCAGCCGAGTCCGTCACCGCTACGCCGGTGGCTACCAAACCCTCGACCCCGCGCGCTTCATGGGTTGTCAGGGCAGGACGTATGTTTCGGTTCACCCTGCAACGCGCCGGCGAAGAAAAACTTCTGCAAGTCGCGTCCAGCCTCACCTTCACCACGGTGCTGGCTATCGTGCCCATGCTGGCAGTGGTGCTTTCCCTGTTCACCGCCTTTCCGGTGTTCCAGGAGTTCCGTGTCGCCCTCGAAGACTTCCTCGCCAACAGCCTGATGCCGCCGTCCGTCTCGGACAACATCATGGAATACCTGAACCAGTTCGCGCGCCAGGCGTCTCGCCTGACGGCCATTGGCGGCGCATTCCTGCTGGTGACTTCCCTGCTGCTGATCATGACGATCGACCAGGCCTTCAATGACATCTGGCATGTGTCGCGCCAGCGTCCGCTACGGCAGCGCGCGCTGGTGTACTGGGCCGTCATCACCCTGGGGCCGGTCCTGGCCGGCGCCAGCTTGTGGGCCACCTCTTTCGTGGCACGCGAATCGCTGGGGCTGGTGCGCGACGTCCCGGAAATCATCAGCATCGCCGTTTCCTTTATGCCGCTGATCCTGACGGGCCTGGGCTTCGCGGCCCTGTTCGTCGTCGTCCCGAACCGGGACGTCCTGTGGCGGGACGCGCTGGTTGGCGGGGCCGTGACGGCCATCGTCCTGGAAATCATGAAGTCGGGCTTTGCGTACTACCTGACCCGGTTTCCCACCTACACCATCATTTACGGCGCGTTCGCCACGCTGCCGATCTTTCTGTTGTGGATCTACCTGTCGTGGCTGGCGGTACTGCTGGGCGCCATCCTGGCTTCCAGCGCGCCGCTGATCCGGCTGGGCCGCCGCAAAATCAACCGCTACCCCGGCGCGCAATTCGTGGACGCGCTGGACGCCTTGCGCGCCCTGCGCCGTGTGCAATCCGCCAACCCGCCGGGCCTGCCCGCCAACGTGCTGGCGTCGCAATTGCGCTTGCATCAAGACGAACTGAACGACGTACTGGAAAGACTGAGCGCGATGGGTCTGACCACCCGCAGCCCGGAAGACCTCTGGGTGCTGACCTGCGATGCCCGCGAAACATCGATGGCGCCGGTTGTGGACCATTTTCTGCTGGACCGCGACCAGCCCAGGGTGCGGAACGATCCAGACATCCTGCGCGTCGCCTCGTCCGTGATTTCCCAGGAAAATGCGCCAACGCTGGAAGAACTGTGCGGAGAAGCGCAGAATACCGAAAATGGAGTCGCTCCCTTATTGCAGTTGGAAGCGAACAAGAAATAG
- the dusA gene encoding tRNA dihydrouridine(20/20a) synthase DusA: protein MDSPDWRLCVAPMIDVTDRHCRYFHRLLAPRARLYTEMITTGALLHGNVPRHLDFDEAEHPVALQLGGSEPDALAQAAKLGRQWGYDEINLNCGCPSERVQKGAFGACLMAEPALVADCMKAMQDAVDIPVTVKHRLGLDYENSYEFVRDFVGKIYDTGCRVFIAHARNAVLKGLSPKDNREIPPLRYDVVKQLKRDFPDCTFVLNGGLADAHQSVGAANEFDGVMLGRAAWHTPRVLSEVSLQLWPSVRLPTDAQVVDAMTEYAARQVARGVPLRVMTRPMLGLVNGQSGARRWRRMLSDPALLAANNPDLIYDAWRSQRQAPDVRGAALEAAPAGV from the coding sequence TTGGACTCCCCCGACTGGCGGCTGTGTGTCGCCCCGATGATTGACGTAACTGATCGCCATTGCCGCTATTTCCATCGGCTGCTGGCTCCCCGCGCGCGCCTGTATACGGAAATGATCACCACGGGCGCGCTGTTGCATGGCAACGTCCCGCGTCACCTGGACTTCGACGAGGCCGAACACCCCGTGGCGCTGCAACTGGGTGGCAGCGAACCTGACGCATTGGCCCAGGCGGCCAAGCTGGGGCGCCAATGGGGTTACGACGAGATCAACCTCAACTGCGGCTGTCCCTCCGAACGCGTGCAAAAAGGCGCGTTCGGCGCCTGCCTGATGGCCGAGCCCGCTCTGGTCGCGGATTGCATGAAAGCCATGCAGGACGCCGTCGACATCCCGGTCACCGTCAAGCATCGCTTGGGCCTCGATTACGAGAATTCCTACGAATTTGTCCGAGATTTTGTTGGCAAGATCTATGACACGGGGTGCCGGGTATTCATCGCCCACGCCCGCAATGCGGTGCTGAAGGGCTTGTCGCCGAAGGACAACCGCGAAATCCCGCCTTTGCGTTACGACGTGGTCAAGCAGCTCAAGCGCGACTTTCCCGATTGCACGTTTGTGCTGAACGGCGGTCTGGCTGACGCGCATCAGTCAGTTGGGGCCGCGAACGAGTTCGACGGTGTGATGCTGGGCCGTGCAGCCTGGCACACGCCGCGCGTCCTGTCCGAGGTTTCACTGCAATTGTGGCCGTCGGTTCGCCTGCCCACGGATGCGCAAGTGGTGGACGCCATGACCGAATACGCCGCCCGGCAGGTGGCCAGGGGCGTGCCGTTGCGTGTGATGACGCGCCCGATGCTGGGCTTGGTGAATGGGCAGTCGGGGGCGCGGCGCTGGCGTCGGATGCTGTCGGATCCGGCCCTGCTTGCCGCCAACAACCCTGACTTGATCTATGACGCCTGGCGCAGCCAGCGGCAGGCACCGGACGTGCGCGGCGCCGCATTGGAAGCGGCGCCGGCGGGGGTCTGA
- a CDS encoding CBS domain-containing protein, whose amino-acid sequence MLKVSEILRVKGDTLYTASPDMPVSQAVQTMSEQDIGSLVIMEFGTLTGMLTFREIIRHMHAHGGAGETTIRSIMDDAPVSVSPNTSADEVQRLMLEKHARYIPVMDGPTLMGVISFYDMAQAIVAAQQFENNMLKAYIRDWPAESAEAAKP is encoded by the coding sequence ATGTTGAAGGTCAGCGAGATTTTGCGCGTCAAGGGCGACACGCTCTATACGGCGTCGCCGGACATGCCTGTGTCCCAGGCCGTGCAAACCATGAGCGAGCAGGACATAGGCTCGCTTGTCATCATGGAATTCGGCACCCTGACCGGCATGCTCACGTTCCGCGAGATCATCCGCCACATGCACGCGCATGGAGGCGCCGGTGAAACCACCATCCGGTCGATCATGGACGACGCGCCGGTCAGCGTGTCTCCCAACACCAGCGCCGACGAAGTGCAGCGCCTGATGCTGGAAAAGCATGCGCGCTACATCCCGGTCATGGACGGCCCTACCCTGATGGGCGTCATTTCGTTCTATGACATGGCGCAGGCGATCGTGGCGGCTCAGCAGTTTGAGAACAACATGCTGAAAGCCTATATCCGCGACTGGCCGGCCGAAAGCGCGGAAGCCGCCAAGCCCTGA
- a CDS encoding sensor histidine kinase, whose product MSRLGMLACAFFWPGAVLAHGITSPYEDMLLGLTAGVAMTCGLACLLAWVCTRSSLFGAGLAFMLLEGVFRSLPTLLPPGALQAGSYAALLALTAPLLMGAPQPGSPPAARVAVACRGLSMALACVAALALIFVYETENGLIPAVIAGTCACLSVALTAWFGAQAVQRKAGRPLALAMVCIYAASAWMLGHDAWLSNGADTTGAPIELARLLLVAGALLGVALRWQSHGPFSVRRGVHDHADAEHVAQGELRVAELAGALDTQRQMNALISHELRAPLSTISAAAQSLDMILADSGEAVDTRLGRIHRSVARMTELMDQLLNQDRLGEQAWTPRGEHADLAELARDVATAMQPDTAHALVIQADAPLPVFCDRPLTSVVVRNLIHNAIKYSPANEPVRIETGQARVGHAQMAWLAVVDRGPGIEEQEQARVFEPHFRRSAHRETQGMGIGLYLARRICQNQGGSLTLQSKVGVGTRFVITLPENAPSHAGANQAANT is encoded by the coding sequence TTGTCGCGACTCGGCATGCTGGCGTGCGCGTTCTTCTGGCCTGGCGCGGTTCTGGCGCATGGCATCACTTCCCCCTACGAAGACATGTTGCTGGGCTTGACGGCGGGCGTGGCGATGACGTGCGGCCTGGCATGCCTGCTGGCCTGGGTCTGCACCCGGTCATCGCTTTTCGGCGCGGGCTTGGCCTTCATGTTGCTGGAAGGCGTATTCCGTTCATTACCCACGCTGCTGCCGCCCGGTGCGTTGCAGGCCGGCTCTTATGCCGCGCTATTGGCGCTGACCGCCCCCCTGCTGATGGGGGCGCCACAGCCGGGATCGCCACCGGCCGCCAGGGTTGCAGTCGCCTGCCGCGGGCTCAGCATGGCGCTGGCGTGCGTGGCCGCATTAGCGCTGATCTTCGTCTACGAAACCGAAAACGGCCTGATTCCCGCCGTCATCGCCGGAACGTGCGCCTGCCTGAGCGTGGCGCTGACTGCCTGGTTTGGAGCGCAAGCCGTTCAACGCAAAGCCGGCCGGCCTCTCGCCTTGGCCATGGTCTGCATCTACGCCGCGTCAGCATGGATGCTGGGCCATGACGCCTGGCTGTCCAACGGTGCGGACACCACCGGCGCGCCGATTGAGCTTGCCAGGCTGCTGCTGGTAGCCGGCGCGCTGCTGGGCGTGGCGCTCAGATGGCAAAGCCATGGGCCCTTCTCCGTGCGCCGCGGGGTTCACGACCACGCCGATGCCGAACACGTGGCGCAAGGCGAACTGCGGGTGGCGGAACTGGCCGGTGCGCTGGACACACAACGCCAAATGAACGCCTTGATTTCGCATGAGCTGCGGGCGCCGCTATCCACCATCAGCGCGGCCGCGCAATCCCTGGACATGATCCTGGCAGACAGCGGTGAAGCCGTCGACACGCGCCTGGGCCGCATCCACCGCTCTGTGGCGCGCATGACGGAACTGATGGATCAATTGCTGAATCAGGACCGTCTGGGCGAACAGGCCTGGACACCGCGAGGCGAACACGCCGACCTGGCTGAACTGGCCCGCGATGTCGCAACGGCGATGCAACCCGACACCGCACACGCGCTGGTGATCCAAGCGGACGCCCCCTTGCCCGTGTTTTGCGACCGCCCGCTGACCAGCGTCGTGGTGCGCAATCTGATTCACAACGCAATCAAATATTCGCCGGCCAATGAACCCGTCCGGATAGAAACAGGCCAGGCCCGCGTTGGTCACGCGCAAATGGCATGGCTGGCCGTGGTCGACCGGGGCCCGGGTATTGAAGAGCAGGAGCAGGCGCGTGTGTTCGAACCGCATTTCCGGCGTTCCGCGCATCGGGAAACGCAGGGCATGGGTATCGGGCTATATCTGGCACGCCGCATCTGCCAGAACCAGGGGGGCTCGCTGACCCTGCAGAGCAAGGTCGGCGTGGGCACCCGCTTTGTCATCACGTTACCCGAGAATGCGCCCAGCCACGCTGGCGCGAATCAGGCCGCGAACACGTAG
- a CDS encoding protein adenylyltransferase SelO encodes MNAHSLSELRAVNTFAALPAAFYTRLTPQGLNNPRLLHANADAAALLGLDASVLASPEFLQVFSGTEPLPGGDTLAAVYSGHQFGVWAGQLGDGRAHLLGEVQGPDGGWELQLKGAGMTPYSRMGDGRAVLRSSVREYLASEAMHGLGIPTTRALALVVSDDPVMRETVETAAIVTRMSPSFVRFGSFEHWSSRRQPELLKTLADYVIDRFYPECREAPAGQSQDSPGDVTPYINLLREVTHRTARLMADWQAVGFCHGVMNTDNMSILGLTLDYGPYGFMDGFRLGHVCNHSDSEGRYSWNRQPSVALWNLYRLGGSLHALVQDVDRLRAVLDEFEAVFTRAFHDRMGAKLGLAAWRPADEELLDDLLKLMDANQADFTLSWRRLADAVQGKRNGFEDLFIDRPAAAAWLDRLLARQAQDGRPAQEIADGMNRVNPLYVLRNHLAEEAIRAAKTGDASEIDTLMTLLRNPYEAKPGYERYAGLPPDWAGSLEVSCSS; translated from the coding sequence ATGAATGCACACTCTCTATCAGAACTGCGCGCGGTCAATACGTTTGCCGCGTTGCCCGCTGCCTTCTACACCCGCCTGACGCCGCAAGGCCTGAACAACCCCCGCCTGTTGCACGCCAACGCCGATGCGGCCGCGCTGCTTGGCCTGGACGCGTCCGTCCTGGCCTCGCCCGAGTTTTTGCAGGTTTTTTCCGGTACCGAACCGCTGCCTGGCGGCGACACGCTGGCCGCGGTCTACAGCGGGCACCAGTTCGGCGTGTGGGCCGGCCAGTTGGGAGACGGGCGTGCTCACCTGTTGGGCGAAGTCCAGGGGCCGGACGGTGGCTGGGAACTGCAGTTGAAGGGTGCCGGGATGACGCCGTATTCGCGCATGGGAGACGGCCGCGCCGTGTTGCGCTCGTCCGTGCGCGAATACCTGGCCAGCGAAGCCATGCATGGCCTGGGTATTCCCACGACGCGCGCGCTGGCGCTGGTGGTGTCGGATGACCCGGTCATGCGCGAAACCGTGGAAACCGCCGCCATCGTGACGCGAATGTCGCCCAGCTTCGTTCGATTCGGTTCGTTTGAACACTGGTCATCGCGTCGACAGCCGGAATTGTTGAAGACGTTGGCCGACTATGTCATTGACCGCTTTTATCCGGAATGCCGCGAGGCGCCGGCGGGGCAGTCGCAGGACTCTCCGGGTGACGTGACGCCCTACATCAACCTGCTGCGCGAGGTCACGCACCGTACGGCGCGGTTGATGGCCGACTGGCAAGCGGTGGGCTTTTGTCATGGCGTCATGAACACCGACAACATGTCCATTCTGGGCCTGACGCTGGATTACGGTCCGTACGGCTTCATGGACGGATTCCGCCTGGGGCACGTGTGCAACCATTCCGATTCGGAAGGGCGCTATTCCTGGAATCGCCAGCCGTCGGTGGCGCTGTGGAACCTGTACCGTCTGGGCGGCAGTCTGCATGCGCTGGTGCAAGACGTTGACCGCCTGCGAGCCGTGCTGGACGAGTTCGAGGCGGTCTTCACCCGCGCCTTCCACGACCGCATGGGCGCCAAGCTGGGGCTGGCGGCATGGCGGCCAGCCGATGAGGAACTGCTGGACGACCTGCTCAAACTGATGGACGCCAACCAGGCGGATTTCACTTTGTCATGGCGCCGGCTGGCGGATGCGGTGCAGGGGAAGCGCAATGGGTTCGAAGACCTGTTCATCGACCGTCCGGCGGCTGCCGCCTGGCTCGACAGGCTGCTGGCGCGCCAGGCGCAGGACGGACGGCCCGCGCAGGAAATCGCTGACGGCATGAACCGGGTCAACCCCTTGTATGTATTGCGCAATCACCTGGCCGAAGAGGCAATCAGGGCGGCAAAGACGGGCGATGCAAGCGAAATCGACACCTTGATGACGCTGCTGCGCAATCCCTATGAAGCAAAACCGGGGTATGAACGCTATGCCGGTCTGCCCCCGGATTGGGCTGGAAGTTTGGAAGTCAGCTGCTCGTCTTGA
- a CDS encoding bifunctional diguanylate cyclase/phosphodiesterase, with product MSTLRRLLFCTALLVGFILLGAQALGMLAAHRYLNAQLAQQSEGGASALAWALAHASSSHEERAALADELFEQGLYTQVRITNQGDTSVIERNSPQADARNGDWRNAWLMVQAPPISRPYVSLDGGARGTVTVQADTRLARDTLWQGGVRVLGLVLAAGVFWALFAINLVRWIEARTSRDICERVRALAPGHNAPPSGSCELAGVDQALVDAQRRVAATVEEQNAKIESLQSEIYRDPITRLSNRKYFIDQFRAALADKTGEAGGHVLMFRQRDLAQINRHLSRAFTDQWLRSSSDRLRKLITEFGGPTAQLARISGSDFALLMPRTSAPQASVLAERVRRELRSLRVPMDKYGWCRWALAMAAYAPGDNMSDTLARLDHALMCAESAEDDQITPASQAADSTRIGEYSWHDALATALEQHRFSLSVLPLHAVQGELLHHEASLTLHDTTGGDPVPASIFMPPAVRLGLSAECDIQAIRLGLDWLFTHSAALTVPVSLASLAQSSFMSRLERMLADRPALTVRLIIEVDADGLIEQAADLRQLCSIVTAAGGRVGLSRLSQQFGAMERLHEFPVSYLKLCGSFITGLLHSPGSQHLAATVMTTAATLGMAVYAEDVPDLATQDILEDLGVRAIRGAVVNFALTRELAPDHQWVPS from the coding sequence ATGTCGACATTACGCCGATTACTTTTTTGCACTGCCCTCCTGGTCGGCTTCATCCTGCTTGGCGCCCAGGCGCTGGGGATGCTGGCCGCCCATCGCTATCTGAACGCCCAACTTGCCCAGCAGAGCGAAGGCGGGGCCAGCGCACTGGCGTGGGCATTGGCGCATGCCTCTTCCAGCCACGAAGAACGGGCGGCGTTGGCTGATGAATTGTTCGAACAAGGGCTGTATACGCAGGTACGCATCACCAACCAGGGCGATACCTCGGTCATTGAGCGAAACAGCCCGCAGGCCGACGCCCGCAACGGCGATTGGCGCAATGCCTGGCTGATGGTTCAAGCCCCGCCGATATCGCGTCCCTATGTGTCATTGGACGGCGGCGCGCGCGGCACGGTAACGGTGCAAGCGGATACCCGGCTGGCGCGCGACACGCTGTGGCAAGGTGGCGTCCGGGTCCTGGGGCTGGTGTTGGCGGCGGGGGTCTTTTGGGCGCTCTTCGCCATCAACCTGGTGCGATGGATCGAGGCGAGGACATCGCGCGACATCTGCGAACGTGTCCGCGCCTTGGCACCCGGTCACAATGCCCCGCCAAGCGGATCGTGCGAACTAGCGGGTGTGGACCAGGCCCTGGTTGACGCGCAGCGCCGGGTGGCCGCCACCGTGGAAGAACAGAATGCCAAGATCGAATCGCTGCAAAGCGAAATCTATCGGGATCCGATCACCCGCCTGTCCAACCGCAAGTATTTCATTGACCAATTCCGAGCGGCGCTGGCCGATAAAACCGGGGAAGCGGGCGGTCACGTCCTGATGTTCCGCCAGCGCGATCTGGCGCAGATCAACCGCCATCTGTCGCGCGCGTTCACGGATCAGTGGCTGCGATCCTCGTCTGACCGCTTGCGCAAGCTGATTACCGAATTTGGCGGACCCACGGCGCAACTTGCCCGGATCAGCGGCTCGGACTTCGCGCTCTTGATGCCCCGCACCTCTGCGCCGCAGGCCAGCGTGCTGGCCGAACGGGTGCGACGCGAACTTCGTTCGCTGCGGGTGCCCATGGACAAGTACGGATGGTGTCGCTGGGCGCTGGCGATGGCCGCTTATGCGCCTGGCGACAACATGAGCGATACGCTGGCGCGGCTGGACCACGCCCTCATGTGCGCGGAAAGCGCCGAGGACGATCAGATCACCCCCGCGAGCCAGGCGGCCGACAGTACGCGCATCGGTGAATACAGTTGGCACGACGCCTTGGCCACCGCCCTGGAGCAGCATCGGTTTTCGCTATCGGTACTGCCGCTGCATGCGGTGCAAGGCGAACTGCTGCACCATGAAGCCAGCCTGACGTTGCACGACACGACCGGCGGCGACCCCGTTCCGGCTTCGATTTTCATGCCCCCCGCGGTTCGCCTGGGCCTGTCGGCCGAATGCGACATACAGGCCATCCGCTTGGGGCTGGACTGGCTGTTCACCCATTCGGCGGCGCTGACAGTGCCGGTTTCTTTGGCGTCGCTGGCGCAAAGCTCATTCATGTCGAGGCTTGAACGCATGCTGGCCGACCGCCCCGCATTGACCGTGCGCCTGATCATTGAAGTGGACGCCGACGGACTGATCGAGCAAGCCGCCGACTTGCGCCAGCTTTGCAGCATCGTCACCGCGGCCGGCGGACGTGTCGGCCTCTCACGTTTGTCGCAGCAATTCGGCGCCATGGAACGGCTGCACGAATTCCCGGTTTCCTATTTGAAACTGTGCGGCAGCTTCATTACCGGTTTGCTTCACAGCCCCGGCAGCCAGCATCTGGCGGCCACCGTCATGACCACCGCGGCAACCTTGGGCATGGCCGTCTATGCCGAAGACGTGCCCGACCTGGCCACCCAGGATATCCTGGAAGATCTGGGTGTCCGCGCGATACGCGGGGCTGTCGTAAACTTCGCCCTTACGCGCGAACTCGCGCCGGATCATCAATGGGTTCCTAGTTGA